Proteins from a genomic interval of Anomalospiza imberbis isolate Cuckoo-Finch-1a 21T00152 chromosome 18, ASM3175350v1, whole genome shotgun sequence:
- the KCTD10 gene encoding BTB/POZ domain-containing adapter for CUL3-mediated RhoA degradation protein 3 isoform X1, translating to MEEMSGESVVSSAVPAAATRTTSFKGSSPSSKYVKLNVGGALYYTTMQTLTKQDTMLKAMFSGRMEVLTDSEGWILIDRCGKHFGTILNYLRDGAVPLPESRREIEELLAEAKYYLVQGLVDECQAALQNKDAYEPFCKVPVITSSKEEQKLIATSNKPAVKLLYNRSNNKYSYTSNSDDNMLKNIELFDKLSLRFNGRVLFIKDVIGDEICCWSFYGQGRKIAEVCCTSIVYATEKKQTKVEFPEARIYEETLNILLYESQDGRGPDNALLEATGGAAGRSHHLEEDEERERIERVRRIHIKRPDDRAHLHQ from the exons ATG GAAGAGATGTCGGGAGAGAGCGTGGTGAGCTCAGCAGTGCCGGCGGCCGCGACGCGCACGACGTCCTTCaaggggagcagccccagctccaagTACGTGAAGCTGAACGTGGGGGGGGCCCTGTACTACACCACCATGCAGACCCTGACCAAGCAGGACACCATGCTCAAGGCCATGTTCAGCGGGCGCATGGAAGTGCTCACGGACAGTGAAG gctggaTCCTGATCGACCGCTGTGGGAAGCACTTTGGGACAATCCTGAACTACCTGCGGGACGGGGCCGTGCCGCTCCCGGAGAGCCGCCGGGAGATcgaggagctgctggctgaggcCAAGTACTACCTGGTGCAGGGGCTGGTGGATGAatgccaggcagccctgcag AACAAGGACGCGTACGAGCCCTTCTGCAAGGTCCCGGTGATCACCTCCTCCAAGGAGGAGCAGAAGCTGATTGCAACCTCCAACAAG CCAGCAGTGAAGCTGCTCTATAACAGAAGCAACAACAAATATTCCTACACCAG CAACTCCGATGACAACATGCTGAAGAACATTGAGCTCTTTGACAAGCTGTCCCTGAGGTTCAATGGGAGAGTGCTCTTCATCAAGGATGTCATTGGGGATGAGATCTGCTGCTGGTCCTTCTACGGGCAGGGCCGCAAGATCGCCGAGGTCTGCTGCACCTCCATCGTTTATGCCACCGAGAAGAAGCAGACCAAG gTGGAGTTCCCAGAAGCCCGAATTTACGAGGAGACCCTGAACATTCTTCTGTACGAATCCCAGGATGGGAGGGGGCCGGACAATGCCCTCCTGGAAgccacaggaggggctgcagggcgcTCGCACCACctggaggaggatgaggagcgGGAGCGCATTGAGCGCGTGCGGAGGATCCACATCAAGCGCCCGGATGACAGGGCCCACCTGCACCAGTGA
- the KCTD10 gene encoding BTB/POZ domain-containing adapter for CUL3-mediated RhoA degradation protein 3 isoform X2: MSGESVVSSAVPAAATRTTSFKGSSPSSKYVKLNVGGALYYTTMQTLTKQDTMLKAMFSGRMEVLTDSEGWILIDRCGKHFGTILNYLRDGAVPLPESRREIEELLAEAKYYLVQGLVDECQAALQNKDAYEPFCKVPVITSSKEEQKLIATSNKPAVKLLYNRSNNKYSYTSNSDDNMLKNIELFDKLSLRFNGRVLFIKDVIGDEICCWSFYGQGRKIAEVCCTSIVYATEKKQTKVEFPEARIYEETLNILLYESQDGRGPDNALLEATGGAAGRSHHLEEDEERERIERVRRIHIKRPDDRAHLHQ, from the exons ATGTCGGGAGAGAGCGTGGTGAGCTCAGCAGTGCCGGCGGCCGCGACGCGCACGACGTCCTTCaaggggagcagccccagctccaagTACGTGAAGCTGAACGTGGGGGGGGCCCTGTACTACACCACCATGCAGACCCTGACCAAGCAGGACACCATGCTCAAGGCCATGTTCAGCGGGCGCATGGAAGTGCTCACGGACAGTGAAG gctggaTCCTGATCGACCGCTGTGGGAAGCACTTTGGGACAATCCTGAACTACCTGCGGGACGGGGCCGTGCCGCTCCCGGAGAGCCGCCGGGAGATcgaggagctgctggctgaggcCAAGTACTACCTGGTGCAGGGGCTGGTGGATGAatgccaggcagccctgcag AACAAGGACGCGTACGAGCCCTTCTGCAAGGTCCCGGTGATCACCTCCTCCAAGGAGGAGCAGAAGCTGATTGCAACCTCCAACAAG CCAGCAGTGAAGCTGCTCTATAACAGAAGCAACAACAAATATTCCTACACCAG CAACTCCGATGACAACATGCTGAAGAACATTGAGCTCTTTGACAAGCTGTCCCTGAGGTTCAATGGGAGAGTGCTCTTCATCAAGGATGTCATTGGGGATGAGATCTGCTGCTGGTCCTTCTACGGGCAGGGCCGCAAGATCGCCGAGGTCTGCTGCACCTCCATCGTTTATGCCACCGAGAAGAAGCAGACCAAG gTGGAGTTCCCAGAAGCCCGAATTTACGAGGAGACCCTGAACATTCTTCTGTACGAATCCCAGGATGGGAGGGGGCCGGACAATGCCCTCCTGGAAgccacaggaggggctgcagggcgcTCGCACCACctggaggaggatgaggagcgGGAGCGCATTGAGCGCGTGCGGAGGATCCACATCAAGCGCCCGGATGACAGGGCCCACCTGCACCAGTGA